A genomic window from candidate division WOR-3 bacterium includes:
- a CDS encoding VCBS repeat-containing protein — protein MKLTLFSTCFLITMGMNANIEFNQMQDLFYGNSGRFIDKELELYRDNPLASFHFNAPAHKVFKMGENLSGADTVRVLVLRVDFVEDNSPLTTGNGKFNYQGNGEEEYNSDSTHNLNYDPPHDSSYFDHQMEALRNYYLSDTKNGLYVQYDIFPVGDSASYTVPHQMLYYGDPQNIVYGLFYLLRDAVYEADRDTVANIDFSDYDAIVMFHAGSMWQTDYGDSPYDLPAVWIGGADALFGEPIYANNRTDSIFESVMYCETGFQDGGVAYLQGGLAHEFGHQLGTYDLYDVSGKTMGCNGWSLMGTGNWNLDGLVPPHHDVWNVGYMNYPYWAVPRSISRDTTVELRWRGSLDSTAVYFVKVPINNREHFLISYRYSATPGDTSHVNPDSNATRVWRDGVMVKFFDYDYSLPQSDSSGGLAIWHIDKFKIDTTIEYNSVNAGFPRGVDLEEADGIQDCELSYNQIVDWNSTFYGNEYDLFKPGGLTRFDAYTNPNSNDNFGSVTHIRIDSLVMIGDTVARFNVRFDWLLDNFPFFITGTFDVNSPVVCDFDYDGELELATLSEDGTVYAFERDGTGYMRTTTSTTTIFFRTNSESYSSIAIAEADGDTTNGMEVVCGNENGYIYAWHTLPNMFPPQEVTGFPVRVNARVACSPALLDIDKNGKKEILIGANDNKLYAFMFQDANKDGRADSVTGFPMEMGNWVWSTPAMGDSFLYALGGDGVLHAFSENNSGIWEENWNVFEPSLVLTTASLALGDLDRDGEEEIVVLHGNGDLHLVSWDGHTIWSKSIEGKSYVTSPSLADIDGDGFLDIIVSFGSDLTVFNSNGSLFEGFPVSLGDTFNVQSSPVIADLNGDSSPDIVIGTITGWICGFDNKGNVLGGFPLSCGDSIYSTPTAVDIDHDGYIDLIANVDNGKIVGWSLGRDTGNNPWPMFRRSPSHDLRQLSPWIEPRDYLDFSELYVWPNPVEGSVAYLRYTLSSEVDHVEVTVFDIAGDKKLSFVAGTFYGVNETSFDVGQLAPGVYLLRVELKHGQNSNVRFVKMAVIK, from the coding sequence ATGAAATTGACTCTCTTTTCAACTTGCTTCCTGATTACAATGGGTATGAATGCTAACATTGAATTTAATCAGATGCAAGATTTATTTTACGGAAACTCAGGCAGGTTCATCGACAAAGAGCTTGAATTGTATAGAGACAATCCTCTTGCTTCTTTTCATTTCAACGCACCCGCGCATAAAGTTTTCAAGATGGGAGAAAATTTGTCGGGCGCCGACACGGTCAGGGTCCTTGTCCTGAGAGTTGATTTTGTCGAAGACAATTCTCCGTTGACTACCGGGAACGGAAAATTCAACTATCAGGGAAACGGAGAAGAGGAATACAACTCAGACAGCACCCACAACCTCAACTATGATCCGCCGCATGACTCTTCATACTTCGATCACCAGATGGAAGCATTGAGAAATTACTATTTGAGCGACACAAAAAACGGTCTTTATGTTCAATACGATATTTTTCCAGTTGGAGATTCCGCATCATACACTGTTCCGCACCAGATGTTATACTACGGAGACCCGCAGAATATTGTCTATGGGCTTTTCTATCTTTTGAGGGACGCTGTTTACGAAGCAGATAGAGACACAGTTGCAAATATTGATTTTTCAGATTATGACGCGATTGTTATGTTTCATGCTGGTTCTATGTGGCAGACAGACTACGGAGACAGCCCATACGATTTGCCTGCGGTTTGGATTGGTGGTGCGGACGCCCTTTTCGGAGAGCCTATATACGCCAACAACAGAACCGACTCAATTTTTGAATCTGTTATGTATTGCGAGACGGGCTTTCAAGACGGAGGAGTAGCCTATCTTCAAGGCGGGTTGGCACATGAATTCGGCCATCAACTGGGAACATACGATCTTTACGACGTATCCGGCAAGACTATGGGTTGCAACGGATGGTCACTCATGGGAACCGGCAACTGGAACCTCGACGGCCTTGTTCCTCCCCACCACGATGTCTGGAACGTCGGCTACATGAACTATCCGTATTGGGCTGTACCTAGAAGCATATCGAGAGACACAACCGTCGAATTGAGATGGAGGGGGTCTCTTGATTCTACGGCGGTATATTTCGTCAAAGTTCCAATAAACAACAGAGAACACTTTTTAATTTCATACAGGTATTCCGCTACTCCAGGAGACACATCACATGTTAATCCCGATTCAAATGCGACGAGGGTCTGGAGGGACGGGGTAATGGTGAAATTTTTCGATTATGACTATAGTTTGCCTCAGAGCGACAGTTCGGGGGGGCTTGCTATTTGGCATATAGATAAATTTAAAATTGACACGACTATAGAATATAATAGCGTAAACGCGGGTTTTCCGAGAGGAGTAGACCTTGAGGAAGCCGACGGCATACAGGATTGCGAGCTGAGTTATAATCAAATAGTCGATTGGAATTCTACTTTTTACGGAAACGAGTACGATCTTTTCAAACCAGGAGGTTTGACTAGGTTCGACGCTTATACAAACCCCAATTCCAACGACAATTTCGGTTCTGTAACGCATATAAGGATCGACAGCTTGGTCATGATCGGAGACACTGTAGCGAGATTCAACGTTAGATTCGACTGGCTGCTCGACAATTTCCCCTTTTTTATAACAGGAACATTTGACGTGAATTCTCCTGTGGTCTGTGATTTTGACTATGACGGTGAATTGGAGCTTGCTACGCTGTCTGAAGACGGGACAGTTTACGCTTTTGAAAGAGATGGAACCGGCTACATGAGAACCACTACAAGCACCACGACCATTTTCTTCAGGACAAACTCCGAATCTTATTCATCCATTGCAATCGCAGAAGCAGACGGAGACACAACTAACGGCATGGAAGTTGTATGCGGAAACGAAAACGGGTACATCTATGCCTGGCACACCCTTCCTAACATGTTCCCACCTCAAGAAGTGACGGGTTTTCCCGTCAGGGTGAACGCGAGGGTAGCATGCAGCCCAGCCCTTTTGGATATTGACAAAAACGGCAAGAAAGAGATTTTGATAGGAGCCAACGACAATAAACTTTACGCTTTTATGTTCCAAGACGCGAATAAAGACGGCAGAGCCGATTCCGTAACCGGTTTTCCTATGGAGATGGGCAACTGGGTTTGGTCCACTCCGGCCATGGGAGACTCTTTTCTTTACGCTCTCGGTGGAGACGGAGTTCTTCACGCTTTCTCGGAAAACAATTCAGGTATATGGGAAGAAAACTGGAATGTGTTCGAACCTTCACTTGTTTTGACGACAGCTTCTCTCGCTTTGGGAGATTTAGACAGAGACGGAGAAGAAGAAATAGTGGTTCTCCACGGAAACGGCGATCTTCATCTTGTGTCCTGGGACGGTCATACTATTTGGTCGAAATCAATCGAGGGGAAATCATACGTCACATCTCCTTCCCTGGCTGATATTGACGGAGACGGGTTTTTGGACATAATTGTATCCTTCGGGAGTGATTTGACCGTTTTCAATTCCAACGGCTCTCTTTTTGAAGGTTTTCCGGTGAGCCTTGGCGACACCTTCAACGTTCAGTCTTCACCTGTAATCGCGGACTTGAATGGAGATTCAAGCCCTGACATTGTAATTGGAACTATTACAGGTTGGATCTGCGGGTTCGACAACAAAGGAAATGTTCTTGGAGGCTTTCCTCTCAGTTGCGGAGATTCAATATACAGCACCCCGACAGCTGTTGACATTGATCACGACGGGTATATTGATTTAATTGCTAATGTTGACAACGGGAAAATAGTAGGGTGGAGCCTGGGAAGAGACACAGGCAACAATCCCTGGCCGATGTTCAGAAGGTCCCCGTCTCATGATTTGAGACAGCTTTCTCCGTGGATTGAACCCAGGGATTACCTCGATTTTTCAGAGTTGTATGTTTGGCCAAATCCTGTCGAGGGTTCAGTCGCCTATTTGAGATACACACTTTCATCTGAAGTTGACCATGTGGAAGTTACTGTTTTCGACATTGCCGGGGACAAAAAACTTTCTTTTGTTGCGGGAACATTTTACGGGGTCAACGAAACGAGTTTTGACGTGGGGCAGCTCGCGCCAGGCGTTTATCTTTTAAGGGTCGAATTGAAACATGGACAAAACTCAAATGTCAGATTTGTTAAAATGGCGGTGATAAAATGA
- a CDS encoding phosphoglucosamine mutase: MNFVRSVSGLRGITGKGFDPEKVVVYSNAIAQFLGGGTVCLGRDPRKTGEEFSMVAAGSLMAAGMNVVDLGIVTTPTVLINVGRGNYSGGVIITASHNPEEWNAVKFVKKGGVFFNAEDAEELFKIVDSHRLSWENFKKRGTYTKDNTAEERHLDIIAQSKWYEKCEGMKVVVDTAGGASSSILPELCRRMGCKIVSVLGGCKDGNFTRGLEPVPENLEALSKTVRKSENTIGLATDTDGDRLALVDEDGNPIGEEKTLQLAVMAVLEREKGDVVANVSTSSAVKNITENMGCHFFLSPVGEGKVVDKMMETNAIIGGEGNGGVIFPSVHHARDAQTGAMLILSYLHKKGISLKEAVRKLPLTYMIKTKIVDFSGNFDSALFEGILKNSQLVEIDGIRWQNEESWFHVRKSGTENALRIIVESNVIGEDQRILETIRKRLERCAE; this comes from the coding sequence ATGAATTTTGTGAGGAGCGTTTCCGGGCTCAGGGGAATAACGGGAAAAGGATTCGATCCGGAAAAAGTTGTCGTATATTCAAACGCCATAGCGCAATTTCTCGGCGGAGGAACTGTTTGCCTGGGAAGAGATCCCAGAAAAACTGGAGAAGAATTTTCTATGGTGGCGGCAGGGTCTCTTATGGCTGCGGGAATGAATGTAGTTGACCTGGGAATTGTCACAACTCCAACTGTTTTGATCAATGTCGGTAGGGGAAACTATTCTGGGGGTGTGATTATTACAGCTTCGCACAATCCGGAAGAATGGAACGCAGTAAAATTCGTTAAAAAGGGAGGCGTTTTTTTCAACGCTGAAGACGCCGAAGAACTTTTCAAAATTGTAGATTCTCACCGTCTGTCATGGGAGAATTTCAAAAAGAGAGGAACTTATACTAAAGACAACACTGCGGAAGAGAGACACCTTGATATCATCGCCCAATCTAAATGGTATGAAAAATGCGAAGGGATGAAAGTCGTCGTAGACACCGCCGGAGGGGCATCCTCTTCAATTCTACCTGAGCTCTGCAGAAGGATGGGCTGCAAAATTGTTTCGGTTTTAGGCGGCTGCAAAGACGGAAATTTTACAAGAGGGCTGGAGCCGGTCCCAGAAAACCTTGAAGCTCTATCCAAAACAGTCAGAAAAAGCGAAAATACCATTGGGCTTGCCACGGATACAGACGGAGACAGACTCGCTCTCGTCGACGAAGACGGAAATCCCATTGGCGAGGAAAAAACTCTGCAACTTGCTGTTATGGCTGTACTGGAAAGGGAAAAGGGCGATGTCGTCGCGAATGTTTCGACGTCTTCCGCGGTTAAAAATATCACAGAAAACATGGGTTGTCATTTTTTCTTATCGCCTGTTGGAGAAGGAAAGGTAGTTGACAAGATGATGGAAACAAACGCGATAATAGGTGGAGAAGGCAACGGCGGAGTTATTTTTCCTTCTGTGCACCATGCAAGAGATGCTCAAACGGGCGCGATGCTCATTTTGTCCTATCTTCATAAAAAAGGTATCTCCCTGAAAGAAGCTGTCCGGAAACTTCCGTTGACATATATGATCAAGACAAAAATTGTCGATTTTTCGGGAAATTTCGACTCTGCTCTTTTCGAGGGAATATTAAAAAATTCGCAACTGGTGGAAATAGACGGAATAAGATGGCAAAATGAAGAATCCTGGTTTCATGTCAGAAAATCAGGAACGGAAAACGCCCTCAGAATCATTGTGGAGTCAAACGTTATAGGTGAAGACCAGAGAATTTTGGAAACTATCAGGAAAAGGCTTGAAAGATGTGCGGAATAG